One segment of Trachemys scripta elegans isolate TJP31775 chromosome 1, CAS_Tse_1.0, whole genome shotgun sequence DNA contains the following:
- the LOC117871439 gene encoding 2-oxoglutarate receptor 1-like, protein MNTVSEDLANFTTLPSHADTFKNCTDEEFLEIKSYLSVLYSIIFLVCFPGNIIVIFTYIFKMRPWKSSTIIMLNLAVTDLLYLATLPFLIHYSANGDNWIFGVFMCKFIRFNFYINLYGSIFFLTCFSIFRYIVVIYPTSCFFVRKRSWAVVACAAVWVISLVAASPLNFLITSKENQNRSICMDLTTSEDLETSRWYNWLLTAFAFFLPLLIVTLCYIAIIYTLATGPHNHTLHKQKARKLAILLLVVFYFCFLPFHVLRGTQIELQLHPVSCITENQTYALFIVSMPLAALNTLGNLLLYVVMGDNFQQAILSLLKLKTNKTTK, encoded by the coding sequence ATGAATACGGTATCCGAAGACCTAGCCAATTTTACCACTTTGCCAAGCCATGCAGATACCTTCAAAAACTGCACAGATGAAGAATTCTTAGAGATAAAATCCTATCTGTCTGTTCTTTACAGCATAATCTTTCTGGTGTGCTTTCCAGGGAACATTATTGTAATTTTCACATATATTTTCAAGATGAGGCCCTGGAAAAGCAGCACCATCATTATGTTAAACTTGGCTGTCACTGACCTGTTGTACTTAGCTACTCTTCCTTTTTTGATACACTACTCTGCTAATGGAGATAATTGGATCTTCGGAGTCTTCATGTGCAAGTTTATTCGCTTCAATTTCTACATCAACTTGTACGGCAGCATCTTTTTCCTCACTTGCTTCAGCATTTTCCGCTACATTGTAGTCATCTATCCAACAAGCTGCTTTTTTGTTCGGAAAAGGAGCTGGGCAGTGGTGGCTTGTGCTGCAGTTTGGGTGATTTCCCTGGTGGCTGCCAGTCCTCTGAACTTTCTGATCACTTCCAAAGAGAATCAAAACAGATCTATTTGCATGGATCTTACTACTTCTGAAGACCTGGAAACTAGCAGGTGGTATAACTGGCTTCTGACTGCGTTCGCCTTCTTCTTACCCTTGCTAATTGTGACTCTGTGTTACATTGCGATTATTTACACATTGGCTACAGGGCCTCATAATCACACTTTGCACAAGCAGAAGGCTCGCAAACTTGCCATTCTTCTCTTGGtggtattttatttctgtttcctaCCCTTTCATGTCTTGAGGGGGACTCAGATAGAACTACAACTTCATCCAGTTAGCTGCATCACTGAGAACCAAACCTATGCTTTATTTATTGTATCTATGCCCTTAGCAGCACTAAATACACTTGGTAACTTATTACTCTATGTTGTGATGGGAGACAACTTCCAGCAGGCCATCCTCTCGCTTTTGAAATTGAAGACAAACAAGACCACGAAATAG